One genomic segment of Streptomyces liangshanensis includes these proteins:
- a CDS encoding lipopolysaccharide biosynthesis protein, with protein sequence MTKESSSPRREGVRTSPVPSKPSAFRKPPLWTVVPVAALIGALAGGVYGTVRTPQYNATSYVLVVPTEKSDPAAALGFATAYGRVASQVAILGDAQVWAGVPAATLRANVRTETSPDAPMISVTATSSSASVAVSMADGVARSLVVNGSHLQTSTNVKVLQFSRAVKPTAPVSPSAPLAALVGASAGGLLGGLGLLVRPKRRRTAPAYGTVPNPSASESPAQSPQSQPQPQPETV encoded by the coding sequence ATGACCAAGGAATCGAGTTCTCCGCGTCGCGAGGGCGTCAGGACCTCGCCGGTGCCGTCGAAGCCCTCGGCGTTCAGGAAGCCGCCGCTGTGGACGGTCGTGCCGGTCGCGGCCCTGATCGGCGCCCTGGCCGGCGGGGTGTACGGGACGGTCCGTACCCCGCAGTACAACGCCACCAGTTACGTCCTCGTCGTCCCCACCGAGAAGTCCGACCCGGCGGCGGCCCTCGGCTTCGCCACCGCCTACGGGCGGGTCGCCTCGCAGGTCGCGATCCTCGGCGACGCCCAGGTCTGGGCCGGCGTCCCGGCGGCCACCCTCAGGGCCAACGTGCGCACGGAGACCTCCCCGGACGCGCCGATGATCTCCGTCACCGCGACCTCGTCGAGCGCCTCGGTCGCGGTCAGCATGGCCGACGGGGTGGCCCGCTCCCTGGTCGTCAACGGCTCGCACCTCCAGACCAGCACCAACGTCAAGGTGCTCCAGTTCTCCCGCGCCGTGAAGCCGACCGCCCCGGTCTCGCCCTCCGCCCCCCTCGCGGCCCTCGTCGGGGCCAGCGCGGGCGGCCTCCTCGGCGGCCTCGGCCTGCTCGTACGGCCCAAGCGGCGCCGGACGGCCCCGGCCTACGGGACCGTACCGAACCCGTCGGCGTCGGAATCCCCGGCGCAGTCCCCGCAGTCCCAGCCCCAGCCCCAACCGGAAACGGTGTGA
- a CDS encoding rodlin → MIKKVLAGAAVAASVVGISATAAPQALAVGNDHGTTSASGNFASQQYGNSATYGNMSPQMALIQGSLNKPCIGLPAKLNLGSLVGAVPIAVQDVNILSSPQNQQCVENSTQAKGDEPLSHILNDIPILSGNGANNS, encoded by the coding sequence GTGATCAAGAAGGTTCTGGCCGGCGCCGCTGTCGCCGCTTCCGTCGTGGGCATCTCCGCCACGGCCGCCCCGCAGGCCCTGGCCGTCGGCAACGACCACGGCACCACCTCCGCCAGCGGCAACTTCGCCAGCCAGCAGTACGGCAACTCCGCGACGTACGGGAACATGAGCCCGCAGATGGCGCTCATCCAGGGTTCGCTCAACAAGCCCTGCATCGGGCTGCCCGCGAAGCTGAACCTCGGCTCCCTCGTGGGCGCCGTCCCGATCGCGGTCCAGGACGTCAACATCCTGTCCTCGCCGCAGAACCAGCAGTGTGTCGAGAACTCGACGCAGGCCAAGGGCGACGAGCCGCTGTCGCACATCCTCAACGACATCCCGATCCTGTCCGGGAACGGCGCGAACAACAGCTGA
- a CDS encoding glycoside hydrolase family 26 protein, which translates to MSRRRRLASTCLGAVTAGLLATGAGLPSPAATTGPVDPPDPKPPQAPAPAFGAYLDYGPRGVRRIAEMQKWLGGTELRVGHTYLPGDVWSNIEGSPSFVADWAEWRKAKADRMFVLNVPMLERNEGRVPDYVVRRELQRGASGSYDGHFRALAERLVGLGVPDTVIVLGWEMNGTTYTHRCGPDPESWKKYWRSIVTTMRAVPGQKFRFDWAPNRGEDAVPWTRCYPGDDVVDIIGMDSYDQPPGRTFDEQVNEPYGLKQHVDFAAAHKKVVSYPEWGLYRNGDNPTYMRRMLEWIDTHKPIYNTVTDYCPHGVWQCDKNPQSSKVFRSKLYGRLPEPVPTPPVPTPTVPTPPVPTPTVPTPPVPTPTVPTPPVPTPTTPTPPPVPPVPPVPPTPDGCTPMNLGSWVETWLGGKLCLRVDWWERKRS; encoded by the coding sequence ATGTCCCGACGTCGACGACTGGCGAGCACCTGTCTGGGTGCGGTCACGGCAGGCCTTCTTGCCACCGGCGCGGGACTTCCGTCGCCGGCCGCCACGACGGGTCCGGTGGACCCGCCGGACCCGAAACCGCCCCAGGCCCCGGCGCCGGCGTTCGGCGCCTACCTCGACTACGGGCCGAGGGGGGTGCGGCGCATCGCCGAGATGCAGAAGTGGCTCGGCGGTACGGAACTGCGTGTCGGCCACACCTACCTGCCCGGCGACGTCTGGTCCAACATCGAGGGCAGCCCCAGCTTCGTCGCGGACTGGGCGGAGTGGCGCAAGGCCAAGGCCGACCGGATGTTCGTCCTCAACGTCCCGATGCTGGAGCGCAACGAGGGCCGGGTCCCCGACTACGTCGTACGGCGTGAGCTGCAGAGAGGCGCCTCGGGCAGTTACGACGGCCACTTCAGGGCGCTGGCGGAACGGCTCGTCGGGCTGGGTGTCCCGGACACGGTGATCGTGCTCGGCTGGGAGATGAACGGCACCACGTACACGCACCGCTGCGGCCCCGACCCGGAGTCGTGGAAGAAGTACTGGAGGAGCATCGTCACGACGATGCGCGCGGTGCCCGGCCAGAAGTTCCGGTTCGACTGGGCGCCGAACCGCGGCGAGGACGCCGTGCCGTGGACCCGGTGCTACCCCGGCGACGACGTCGTGGACATCATCGGAATGGATTCGTACGACCAGCCCCCCGGCCGGACCTTCGACGAACAGGTCAATGAGCCCTACGGCCTGAAACAGCACGTGGACTTCGCCGCCGCACACAAAAAGGTCGTCTCCTATCCCGAATGGGGTCTCTACCGCAACGGCGACAACCCGACGTACATGCGCCGCATGCTCGAATGGATCGACACCCACAAACCGATCTACAACACCGTCACCGACTACTGCCCGCACGGCGTGTGGCAGTGCGACAAGAATCCGCAGTCGTCGAAGGTGTTCCGTTCCAAGCTGTACGGACGGCTGCCGGAGCCCGTGCCGACGCCGCCCGTACCGACCCCGACCGTGCCGACGCCGCCCGTCCCCACGCCGACGGTCCCGACGCCCCCGGTCCCCACGCCGACCGTGCCCACCCCGCCCGTGCCGACGCCCACGACGCCGACCCCGCCCCCGGTGCCGCCGGTGCCGCCGGTCCCGCCCACACCGGACGGGTGCACGCCGATGAACCTCGGCAGCTGGGTCGAGACCTGGCTCGGCGGCAAGCTCTGCCTCCGTGTCGACTGGTGGGAGCGCAAGAGGTCCTGA
- a CDS encoding rodlin, whose product MKKIMAGAAVAASVVGVSAAAAPTALAVGNDHGTTSASGNGAGSSYGNNSTHGAMSPQGELVQSSLNDLCVGLPVKANVGSVVGVLVPVAVQDINVLASPQNQQCTENSTQAKGDEPLSHILDDIPVLSGNGVGNS is encoded by the coding sequence ATCAAGAAGATTATGGCCGGCGCCGCCGTCGCCGCCTCCGTAGTCGGCGTATCCGCCGCGGCGGCGCCCACCGCGCTCGCGGTCGGCAACGACCACGGCACGACCTCCGCGAGCGGCAACGGTGCCGGCTCGTCGTACGGCAACAACTCGACCCACGGCGCCATGAGCCCGCAGGGTGAGCTGGTCCAGAGCTCGCTGAACGACCTCTGTGTCGGCCTGCCGGTCAAGGCCAACGTCGGTTCGGTCGTCGGCGTTCTCGTGCCGGTCGCCGTCCAGGACATCAACGTCCTGGCCTCGCCGCAGAACCAGCAGTGCACCGAGAACTCCACCCAGGCGAAGGGCGACGAGCCGCTGTCGCACATCCTGGACGACATCCCGGTCCTCTCGGGCAACGGCGTCGGCAACAGCTGA
- a CDS encoding chaplin: protein MKYKKAASVVAGLLLAVGAAAPAMADSDATGAAIGSPGVLSGNVVQVPVHIPVNVCGNSINIIGLLNPAFGNACVND, encoded by the coding sequence ATGAAGTACAAGAAGGCCGCATCCGTCGTCGCGGGGCTGCTCCTCGCCGTCGGCGCCGCTGCCCCGGCCATGGCCGACTCCGACGCGACGGGCGCCGCCATCGGCTCCCCCGGCGTCCTGTCCGGCAACGTCGTCCAGGTGCCCGTGCACATCCCCGTGAACGTGTGCGGCAACAGCATCAACATCATCGGTCTGCTGAACCCGGCCTTCGGCAACGCCTGCGTCAACGACTGA
- a CDS encoding GNAT family N-acetyltransferase, with product MATQPQTRTTPASPTTTTTVNGARRTVTPSRFTPSRFTRSTAVPAPLTGPAPGPVLTTELVRDIDGFAALAPAWNDLYRRSRTATPFQSHAWLHSWWLSYGTPGRLRVVLVHRGGDLVAAAPLMLIHRPFPVLIPLGGPISDFSDVLLDDTCADAAAALAKALARAARTAVIDLREVRPGAAAERVHACWPGPRRRLADSPCLELPAVPMDELLGRLASARAQRARAKLRKLDALGIEERIVPGDEIPGAVGRLLELHRLQWQGRGVTPEHLSTRFSEHLTRSVRSMAEQGDAMITEFRLAGELVASDLTLMSPQLAGGYLYGADPVLRAKKVDVATMLLRTCARQIGADGRTTLSMLRGNEPYKHHWRPDTVCNQRFLLARTYLTPWLHLLAARAAGRGRAAALVKRLRRGGDKA from the coding sequence ATGGCCACCCAACCGCAGACACGTACGACGCCCGCGTCCCCCACGACGACGACCACGGTCAACGGTGCGCGCAGGACCGTGACCCCCTCCCGGTTCACGCCCTCCCGGTTCACCCGCTCCACCGCCGTCCCCGCACCCCTCACCGGGCCCGCCCCCGGCCCGGTCCTCACCACCGAACTCGTCCGGGACATCGACGGCTTCGCCGCCCTCGCCCCCGCCTGGAACGACCTGTACCGCCGCTCCCGCACGGCCACCCCCTTCCAGAGCCACGCCTGGCTCCACTCCTGGTGGCTCTCCTACGGCACCCCCGGCCGCCTGCGCGTCGTCCTGGTCCACCGGGGAGGGGACCTGGTCGCCGCGGCGCCGCTGATGCTGATCCACCGCCCGTTCCCCGTGCTGATCCCGCTCGGGGGCCCCATCTCCGACTTCTCCGACGTCCTGCTGGACGACACCTGCGCCGACGCGGCCGCCGCCCTCGCGAAGGCCCTCGCCCGCGCGGCCCGTACCGCCGTCATCGACCTGCGCGAGGTACGGCCGGGAGCCGCGGCGGAACGCGTCCACGCCTGCTGGCCCGGCCCCCGCCGGCGGCTCGCCGACTCGCCCTGCCTGGAGCTGCCCGCCGTCCCCATGGACGAGCTGCTCGGCCGCCTCGCCTCCGCCCGCGCCCAGCGCGCCCGCGCCAAGCTCCGCAAGCTCGACGCGCTCGGCATCGAGGAGCGGATCGTGCCCGGGGACGAGATCCCCGGCGCGGTCGGCCGGCTCCTGGAACTGCACCGGCTCCAGTGGCAGGGCCGCGGCGTCACCCCCGAACACCTCAGCACCCGCTTCTCCGAGCACCTGACCCGCTCGGTCCGGTCCATGGCCGAGCAGGGCGACGCCATGATCACCGAGTTCCGGCTGGCCGGGGAACTGGTCGCCTCCGACCTGACCCTGATGTCGCCCCAGCTGGCGGGCGGCTACCTCTACGGGGCCGACCCGGTGCTCCGCGCCAAGAAGGTCGACGTGGCCACGATGCTGCTGCGCACCTGCGCGCGGCAGATCGGCGCCGACGGGCGCACCACGCTGAGCATGCTGCGCGGCAACGAGCCGTACAAGCACCACTGGCGCCCGGACACCGTGTGCAACCAGCGCTTCCTTCTCGCCAGGACGTACCTGACGCCGTGGCTGCACCTGCTGGCCGCCCGCGCGGCGGGCCGCGGCCGGGCGGCCGCCCTGGTCAAACGGCTGCGGCGGGGCGGCGACAAGGCGTGA
- a CDS encoding glycosyltransferase translates to MRVLHVITGLGIGGAEQQLRLMLRKLPTDSDVVTLTNPGAVARGIVADGVRVRDLAMTGNRDLGALPRLTGLVRRGQYDLVHTHLYRACLYGRFAARLAGVRAVVATEHSLGDAQIEGRPLSSGARALYLAGERLGTATVAVSATVARRLERWGVRRDRIHVVPNGIEVDRFAYDDAARRDARKRLGLPQDAFVVGGVGRLTGGKRFDTLVRAVSDLPDARLLLVGEGAEHVRLQRLAYVRGAADRILLHGACQDPPPDAYTGSGTGTGSPAADPADGPDLPALLAAMDVFVSTSHDEAFGLAIVEALAAGLPVLHVTCPALADLPAEAAPGARQITGNVPELIAELRRFQEAARGPGVHRLPVPDAARHYDISHSAEQLMAVYENALRGPAPTREVSCP, encoded by the coding sequence ATGAGAGTCCTGCACGTCATCACCGGTCTCGGCATCGGCGGGGCCGAGCAGCAACTGCGCCTCATGCTGCGGAAACTGCCGACGGACAGCGACGTCGTCACCCTCACCAACCCCGGCGCGGTCGCGCGCGGCATCGTCGCCGACGGGGTCCGCGTCCGGGACCTCGCGATGACCGGCAACCGTGACCTCGGCGCGCTGCCCCGGCTCACCGGGCTGGTCAGGCGAGGGCAGTACGACCTTGTGCACACCCACCTCTACCGCGCCTGCCTGTACGGGCGGTTCGCGGCGCGGCTCGCGGGGGTGCGGGCCGTCGTCGCCACCGAGCACTCCCTCGGCGACGCCCAGATCGAGGGCCGCCCGCTGTCCTCCGGAGCCCGCGCCCTCTACCTCGCCGGGGAACGCCTCGGCACCGCCACCGTCGCCGTCTCCGCGACCGTGGCCCGGCGCCTGGAGCGCTGGGGGGTACGGCGCGACCGCATCCACGTCGTGCCCAACGGCATCGAGGTCGACCGCTTCGCCTACGACGACGCCGCCCGCCGCGACGCCCGCAAGCGCCTCGGACTGCCGCAGGACGCGTTCGTGGTCGGCGGGGTCGGCCGGCTCACCGGCGGCAAGCGCTTCGACACCCTCGTACGGGCCGTCTCCGACCTGCCCGACGCGCGCCTGCTGCTCGTCGGCGAGGGCGCCGAGCACGTCAGGCTCCAACGGCTGGCGTACGTACGGGGGGCGGCGGACCGGATCCTGCTGCACGGCGCGTGCCAGGACCCGCCGCCCGACGCCTACACCGGCTCGGGCACCGGCACCGGCTCCCCGGCCGCGGACCCGGCGGACGGGCCCGACCTGCCCGCGCTGCTCGCCGCCATGGACGTCTTCGTCTCCACCTCCCACGACGAGGCCTTCGGGCTCGCGATCGTCGAGGCGCTGGCCGCCGGACTGCCCGTCCTGCACGTCACCTGCCCCGCGCTGGCGGACCTCCCCGCCGAAGCGGCTCCCGGCGCGCGGCAGATCACCGGCAACGTACCCGAACTGATCGCGGAGCTGAGGCGGTTCCAGGAGGCGGCCCGGGGACCGGGTGTCCACCGCCTGCCCGTCCCGGACGCCGCACGCCACTACGACATCTCCCACAGTGCCGAACAGCTGATGGCCGTCTACGAGAACGCGCTGCGCGGCCCGGCCCCCACCCGAGAAGTGAGTTGCCCATGA
- a CDS encoding ATP-grasp domain-containing protein, whose translation MPSFDTRVPAVLLRLDRNPFHHGTLGAVRSLGRAGIEVHAVVEAADSPVTRSRYLREAHPRPGDTTDLAGIQRLLTGIADRLAIPAVLLAMDDLSAIAVGRLRPALRTRYLLPEQPSGLPERVADKAELVGICAELGVPHPETVVPGSAAEAAAAAWALGLPVVAKWSRPWLLPEGAGLRSTQVLRSSREARELYGRSAEAGSGLLLQRFLPPGRDLDWFFHGYSGRDGTCLVGAAGRKERSWPVGAGLTAVGRWLSHPEVERTARQLVAALGYRGILDLDFRQDAATGAYHLLDFNPRPGAQFRLFTDGAGTDVVRAQHLDLTGRAVPAPVAAYGRTFVVENYALLSALASRGASAGDFPGAGSFPGACAGREAAWWARDDWRPAAAMAGAWVRHGARRGGRRLLRGRAAGAGAAAGEVVLVRQRRGGSGAPARPPVPLGGRSPDGFEEGPSGDR comes from the coding sequence GTGCCGAGCTTTGACACCCGCGTTCCCGCCGTGCTGCTGCGGCTGGACCGGAATCCGTTCCATCACGGCACACTCGGCGCCGTCAGATCGCTCGGCAGGGCGGGCATCGAGGTGCACGCCGTCGTCGAGGCGGCCGACAGCCCCGTCACCCGCTCCCGCTACCTCCGCGAGGCGCATCCACGGCCGGGCGACACCACGGATCTGGCGGGCATTCAGCGACTGCTGACCGGCATCGCCGACCGGCTCGCGATCCCCGCCGTCCTCCTCGCGATGGACGACCTGAGCGCCATCGCCGTGGGGCGGCTCCGGCCGGCGCTGCGCACCCGGTACCTGCTGCCTGAACAGCCGTCAGGACTGCCCGAGCGGGTCGCGGACAAGGCCGAGCTGGTCGGGATCTGCGCGGAGCTGGGCGTACCGCACCCGGAGACGGTCGTCCCCGGGAGCGCGGCGGAGGCCGCGGCGGCTGCCTGGGCGCTCGGGCTGCCGGTGGTGGCGAAGTGGAGCCGGCCGTGGCTGCTCCCGGAGGGCGCGGGGCTGCGCAGCACGCAGGTGCTGCGCTCGTCGCGGGAGGCGCGGGAGCTGTACGGGCGGAGCGCCGAGGCGGGCAGCGGGCTGCTGCTCCAGCGGTTCCTGCCGCCGGGCCGGGACCTGGACTGGTTCTTCCACGGCTACAGCGGCCGGGACGGGACGTGCCTGGTGGGGGCGGCCGGGCGCAAGGAGCGCTCCTGGCCGGTGGGGGCGGGGCTGACCGCGGTGGGGCGGTGGCTGTCCCACCCGGAGGTGGAGCGGACGGCGCGTCAGCTGGTCGCCGCGCTCGGCTACCGGGGGATCCTCGACCTGGACTTCCGGCAGGACGCCGCTACCGGCGCGTACCACCTGCTCGACTTCAATCCCCGGCCCGGCGCACAGTTCCGGCTCTTCACGGACGGCGCGGGCACCGATGTCGTACGGGCGCAGCACCTCGACCTGACGGGGCGGGCGGTCCCGGCGCCGGTGGCGGCGTACGGGCGGACGTTCGTGGTGGAGAACTACGCGCTGCTGTCGGCGCTGGCGTCGCGGGGCGCCTCGGCGGGGGACTTCCCGGGCGCCGGGTCCTTCCCGGGGGCGTGCGCGGGGCGGGAGGCCGCGTGGTGGGCGCGGGACGACTGGCGGCCGGCGGCGGCGATGGCGGGGGCCTGGGTACGGCACGGGGCGCGGCGCGGTGGCCGGCGGCTGCTGCGGGGCCGGGCGGCGGGGGCCGGCGCGGCGGCCGGGGAGGTGGTTCTCGTACGGCAGCGGCGGGGCGGTTCCGGTGCGCCGGCGCGGCCGCCGGTTCCGCTGGGGGGCCGGTCGCCGGACGGGTTCGAGGAGGGACCGTCCGGCGACCGGTGA
- a CDS encoding chaplin has protein sequence MRDLISKGLLTAAAASSVLSMTGGYAMAAEADGAAVGSPGVLSGNTIQAPLEVPVNVCGNTVDPVGALNPSFGNNCGSTSGSAHSSAHETYGRYAPQAPAAYRQAPAPAPAPAHTAPAPRPQAHENHPPAAPAPAHAAPAPSHAAPAPAHAAPKPAQAAPAPAPAHAAPKPAHAAPKPAHARPAPHTSAPAPAHAPAPAPVREHKPAPAPDPRPQPGPAVHEAPVSPRPHVEGAGSTHASGTAAGSPGVLAGNLLEAPVDLALNACGNTADVVGLLNPAFGNNCGTRQVTPPAPVRQVPPVQPPVDDRSVVPNTPVTHPNTPVPHHTAPPVVPAQHRPHAPARAEAPQLAETGGDHLLAAAAMSAGLLLGGGILYRRSTAKARV, from the coding sequence ATGCGAGACCTCATCAGCAAGGGACTGCTCACCGCCGCCGCGGCGTCGAGTGTGCTGTCCATGACGGGCGGCTACGCCATGGCGGCCGAGGCCGACGGGGCGGCCGTCGGATCGCCCGGCGTGCTCTCGGGCAACACCATCCAGGCGCCGCTGGAGGTCCCGGTCAACGTCTGCGGCAACACCGTGGACCCGGTGGGCGCCCTCAACCCGTCGTTCGGCAACAACTGCGGGTCCACGTCCGGTTCCGCCCACTCCTCCGCGCACGAGACGTACGGCCGGTACGCCCCGCAGGCCCCGGCGGCGTACCGGCAGGCCCCCGCCCCGGCCCCCGCGCCCGCGCACACGGCGCCCGCGCCCCGCCCGCAGGCACACGAGAACCACCCCCCGGCCGCCCCCGCCCCGGCTCACGCCGCCCCGGCGCCTTCCCACGCGGCCCCGGCCCCGGCCCACGCCGCACCGAAGCCCGCCCAGGCCGCCCCCGCCCCGGCCCCGGCCCACGCGGCGCCGAAGCCCGCCCACGCCGCGCCGAAGCCGGCCCACGCCCGCCCCGCCCCCCACACGTCGGCGCCCGCCCCCGCGCACGCCCCGGCCCCCGCGCCCGTACGCGAGCACAAGCCCGCCCCCGCCCCCGACCCGCGCCCCCAGCCCGGCCCCGCCGTGCACGAGGCCCCGGTCTCCCCGCGCCCCCACGTCGAGGGGGCCGGTTCCACGCACGCCTCCGGCACCGCCGCCGGCTCCCCGGGCGTGCTCGCGGGCAACCTCCTCGAAGCCCCCGTCGACCTCGCCCTGAACGCCTGCGGCAACACCGCGGACGTCGTCGGCCTCCTCAACCCGGCCTTCGGCAACAACTGCGGCACCCGCCAGGTCACGCCCCCGGCCCCCGTCCGCCAGGTGCCCCCGGTCCAGCCCCCGGTCGACGACCGGTCCGTGGTCCCGAACACCCCCGTCACGCACCCGAACACGCCCGTCCCGCACCACACCGCCCCGCCGGTCGTCCCCGCCCAGCACCGGCCGCACGCCCCGGCCCGCGCCGAGGCCCCGCAGCTCGCGGAGACCGGCGGCGACCACCTCCTCGCCGCCGCCGCGATGAGCGCCGGCCTGCTGCTCGGCGGCGGGATCCTCTACCGCCGCAGCACCGCCAAGGCACGCGTCTAG